A portion of the Etheostoma cragini isolate CJK2018 chromosome 13, CSU_Ecrag_1.0, whole genome shotgun sequence genome contains these proteins:
- the LOC117955560 gene encoding ATP-sensitive inward rectifier potassium channel 1-like, translating to MVSLSSSRMPQVLQGHIQPAGHRTCKSRLVTKDGHCNIEFGNIEYSNQFAFLMDFWTTFLEIRWRFVLLLFVASFTGSWFIFSLLWYWIARNNGDLMGQNRTDGHIQCIDNVNGLTTAFLYSLETQTTIGYGGRTLTGHCAGTVALIIIQSLVGVFINCFMCGIILAKISLPKKRAKTVTFSDTAVICLKKGSLCLLIRVANLRKTLLIGSQIYGKLLKTTTTSDGDTIILDQVDIDFMIDAGKDNLFFVCPITLYHVINRSSPFYELSADSLAHQDFELVVFLDGTAESTSSSCQVRTSYTPQEIQWGYSFLPIISRTTTGKYRVDFSNFSKSVRVTTPHCVQCFETDAGHKNHNANNQENHNNQQKSGIDNLGFQVIDIHDSVDITKM from the exons ATGGTCTCACTTAGCAG CTCAAGGATGCCCCAGGTGCTCCAGGGTCACATCCAGCCAGCTGGACACAGAACCTGTAAATCTCGCCTGGTCACTAAAGACGGGCACTGCAACATTGAGTTTGGCAACATTGAATACAGCAACCAATTTGCGTTCCTGATGGACTTCTGGACCACGTTTTTGGAGATCCGCTGGCGTTTTGTTCTCCTTCTATTTGTGGCCTCGTTCACGGGCAGCTGGTTCATTTTCAGCCTGCTGTGGTACTGGATCGCAAGGAACAATGGGGATCTGATGGGGCAGAACCGCACAGATGGACATATCCAGTGTATAGACAATGTTAATGGCCTGACAACAGCGTTCCTCTACTCCCTGGAGACCCAGACGACCATTGGGTACGGTGGCAGGACGCTAACTGGGCACTGTGCCGGCACTGTGGCTCTAATTATCATCCAATCTCTAGTTGGCGTCTTTATCAATTGTTTTATGTGTGGCATCATCTTGGCAAAAATCTCCTTACCCAAAAAAAGGGCAAAGACTGTCACCTTCAGCGATACAGCTGTCATCTGCTTGAAGAAAGGAAGTCTTTGTCTCCTGATCAGAGTGGCAAACCTTCGAAAGACCTTATTAATCGGCAGCCAGATCTATGGAAAGCTGcttaaaacaacaaccacatcaGATGGAGACACCATCATTTTGGACCAGGTGGACATTGACTTTATGATCGATGCTGGCAAGgataacttgttttttgtttgccCTATCACCCTTTACCACGTGATCAACAGATCAAGCCCATTCTACGAGCTGTCAGCCGACTCTCTTGCCCACCAGGACTTTGAGTTGGTGGTCTTTTTGGACGGGACAGCTGAGTCCACCAGCTCCTCCTGTCAGGTCCGAACCTCCTACACCCCTCAGGAGATCCAGTGGGGATACAGTTTCCTGCCCATCATCTCCCGCACTACAACAGGAAAGTACCGCGTGGACTTCTCAAACTTTTCAAAAAGCGTCCGGGTCACCACGCCACACTGCGTCCAATGCTTCGAGACAGACGCAGGCCATAAAAACCATAATGCCAATAACCAAGAAAATCACAACAACCAGCAGAAGTCGGGGATCGACAACTTGGGGTTTCAAGTGATCGACATTCACGACTCTGTGGACATCACCAAAATGTGA
- the foxred1 gene encoding FAD-dependent oxidoreductase domain-containing protein 1, which translates to MSTWRRLHVKVRTAHGLLTSSWETQRHTWQYGHFAFCKNLSTGRPHRNDFFKDLEAQLAAMRKKASEALPGSSWSPFEINSNLPPERADIVIVGGGVVGWSIAYWLKQKERVRGGVKVVVVEKDPKYSQASTVLSAGGIRQQFSLPENIHLSLASADFMRNINEHLGVLNEEPIDIQFNQSGYLFLASEEVAHIMEENYSTQRYAGAKVSLLSPTQVKEKFPWINTDGVVLASYGLENEGWFDPWTLLNAFRRKAISMGVIQCCGEVTDFKYTTNVMTNADGDEVALRRIKSVKVQMPNSLEYQPVDCAIVVNAAGAFSAKLTEMLGIGCGPKHSIAEIPLPVEPRKRYVYVVHCPDGPGLDCPFLIDYSGVYFRREGLGGNYIAGRSPEEAEEPDTSNLEVDHQFFEDKVWPSLASRVPVFEKLKVKSAWAGFYDYNTFDQNGIIGMHPLINNMYFATGFSGHGLQHSPAVGRSVAELILDGNFTTLNLSGLDFRRILAKEPMLERNIV; encoded by the exons ATGTCAACGTGGCGCAGGCTGCATGTAAAGGTGCGGACGGCTCATGGATTACTTACTTCCAGTTGGGAAACACAACGACACACATGGCAGTATGGACATTTCGCGTTTTGCAAAAACCTGAGTACAGGTAGACCTCACCGGAATGACTTCTTTAAAG ACTTAGAAGCCCAGCTGGCGGCAATGAGGAAGAAGGCGTCGGAAGCCCTGCCAGGGAGCAGCTGGAGTCCCTTTGAGATCAACAGCAACCTTCCGCCGGAGAGGGCCGACATTGTGATCGTAGGAGGCGGTGTGGTGGGCTGGTCCATTGCCTACTGGCTCAAGCAGAAGGAGAGGGTGCGAGGAGGGGTGAAAGTTGTTGTGGTGGAGAAGGACCCAAAG TACTCCCAGGCCTCCACTGTGCTCTCTGCTGGGGGGATCCGACAGCAGTTCTCTCTGCCTGAGAACATCCACCTCTCCCTGGCCTCCGCTGACTTCATGAGGAACATCAAT GAACACCTCGGCGTGTTAAACGAAGAGCCAATAGACATCCAGTTCAACCAGTCAGGATACCTCTTCCTGGCCAGTGAAGAGGTGGCTCACATCATGGAGGAGAACTACAGCACACAAAG GTACGCTGGAGCCAAAGTTTCACTTCTTTCTCCGACACAAGTAAAGGAGAAATTTCCGTGGATAAACACAGATGGTGTCGTGCTAGCTTCATATG GTTTGGAGAACGAGGGCTGGTTCGACCCCTGGACTCTGCTGAACGCCTTCAGGAGGAAGGCCATCTCCATGGGAGTCATCCAGTGCTGCGGAGAAGTCACAG attttaaatacacaacaaaCGTGATGACTAACGCTGATGGCGATGAAGTGGCTCTCAGGAGGATAAAATCTGTCAAA GTGCAGATGCCTAACAGCCTGGAGTACCAGCCGGTGGACTGTGCCATTGTGGTGAATGCAGCTGGAGCCTTTTCTGCCAAACTGACCGAAATGCTGGGAATCGGCTGTGGCCCTAAACACTCCATCGCTGAAATCCCGCTGCCCGTTGAGCCTCGTAAAAG GTATGTGTATGTGGTCCACTGTCCTGATGGTCCAGGTCTAGACTGCCCCTTCCTGATTGATTATTCTGGAGTTTACTTTAGAAGAGAGGGGTTAGGAGGAAACTACATTGCTGGGAGATCACCAGAAGAG GCAGAGGAGCCAGATACCAGTAACCTGGAGGTGGACCACCAGTTCTTTGAGGACAAGGTTTGGCCAAGCTTGGCCTCTCGTGTTCCAGTCTTCGAGAAGCTGAAG GTGAAGAGTGCGTGGGCAGGTTTCTACGACTACAACACCTTCGACCAGAACGGCATCATTGGTATGCACCCTCTCATCAACAACATGTACTTTGCCACGGGTTTCAGCGGCCACGGCCTGCAGCACTCGCCCGCGGTGGGCCGATCTGTGGCAGAACTGATTCTGGATGGAAACTTTACAACGTTGAACTTGAGCGGCCTGGACTTCAGACGCATCCTGGCCAAGGAACCCATGCTGGAGAGGAACATCGTATAG